In Vicia villosa cultivar HV-30 ecotype Madison, WI unplaced genomic scaffold, Vvil1.0 ctg.001122F_1_1, whole genome shotgun sequence, the sequence CCGCGCCGAGTACCCACAATAGAACTCGAAGCTCCTTCCTcggaactccgacttggggggctcctgttctggactggtcCAAGACTTGGCCCAATCCAATTTCGGCCCACTGGACCTTCGAGGCCCAAACCAGGTTGCACCCTCCATCACGTGAAATGGTGCTCGTCACCCCCTTGCTCGGCAAAGGTGCTCCTCGCTGACATCCCTATCGAGGACCATGCTCCCCGCGAGCGCCCTCCTCGCCAAGGACCCTGCTCCTCGTGGGACTCCTCCATACTCAATCCTCCGAATACTACGGAGTACACGTggcccctaaaagaccgcgtctcccttggattccggagcggttaaccaggacagagggcatcacgcacctccgatatttccgcctaggaaacctggcagtctcctagttgggcctggaaatccagtccactagcgtgatcatggcccagcgttgggggctataaataccctctctcagtagagggtcaggtattcaattctcttctaaccttagctagtacttgctctcctttgctcttctactcactttggcatcggagtaccttgcaggtacaccccccctctcacttcacgaagacccagcatccgagcaggccttgacgaccCTTCTGATCAGGTATGATCAGTTATCATAGCGCGTTCAGACACTGAAACAGGCAAAAGAGGAAGAAGTAACAAAGTTATATTTGCGTGCGATAAAGGTGGAAAATATAAGGATAAAAGTGAGACTCAAAGTGCTACTAAGAGATGTGGATGTCCATTCAAAATCAGATCGACTCCGGCAAAAGATGAGTCTGGATGGAAGGTTGATGTAAAatgtggagttcataatcatggTTTACCAGATAGATTAGAAGGCCATTCATTTGTTGGTAGGTTGACAACAGATGAGAAGCAGCATGTTGCTGATTTGACAAAGAGACATGTTCCGCCTTGACACATATTGACTTCCTTGCAAGAGCGAGATCCTGAGAACGTCACTCGGATCACGCAAATATACAAGCATAAAAGTGTGATTGAAGCGGAGATAAGAGGTCCAAGAAGTGAGATACAACATTTGCTTAAGCTTATAGAGGAGGCGAACTATGTTTATTGGAGTAGGAAACGGGATGATtgtgaagttgtgagagatattttttgggcTCATCCAGATTCGGTAAAGTTGCTGAATCTTTTTCCTACTGTCTTGATTATGGACGCCACTTATAAGACCAACAAATATAGACAACCTCTGTTTGAAATAGTTGGTATGACATCGACCGAGTTGACATTTGCGGTTGCATTTGCTTATATGGAGTGTGAGCAGACAGAGAGTTATATTTGGGTCTTGGATAAGCTGAAGcaattgtttgtgaagaaagatgTGGTTCCACAAGTGATTTTGACGGATAGAGATCTTGCTTTAATGAAAGCAGTTGAAGTTGTTTTTCCTACGACGCATAACTTGCTATGTCGTTTTCATATTAACAAAAATGTTGGGATGAAATGCAAGGAATATGTGATGAAAGACATGCAAGAGACGATAGGCACATTGTGGAAAGATGTTGTATGGGCTAGTAATGAGGTTGAGTATGGTGTACGGTTGCAGTATCTTGAACAAGCATGCTTTGCTTGTACTGACTTCCTCGATTACGTGAAGAACACTTGGTTGATCCCACATAGGCAAAGATTTGTAGGCGCATGGATTAATCTAGTGCTTCATTTTGGTAACACCACGACAAATCGGTATGTCataattcttaaaatatttatttagtattaatttttggaatattatttttttatacctTCTTTGTTTATTTTAGGGTTGAATCT encodes:
- the LOC131633403 gene encoding PKS-NRPS hybrid synthetase cheA-like, whose amino-acid sequence is MNKPANNLTLPASKRGRSNKVIFACDKGGKYKDKSETQSATKRCGCPFKIRSTPAKDESGWKVDVKCGVHNHGLPDRLEGHSFVERDPENVTRITQIYKHKSVIEAEIRGPRSEIQHLLKLIEEANYVYWSRKRDDCEVVRDIFWAHPDSVKLLNLFPTVLIMDATYKTNKYRQPLFEIVGMTSTELTFAVAFAYMECEQTESYIWVLDKLKQLFVKKDVVPQVILTDRDLALMKAVEVVFPTTHNLLCRFHINKNVGMKCKEYVMKDMQETIGTLWKDVVWASNEVEYGVRLQYLEQACFACTDFLDYVKNTWLIPHRQRFVGAWINLVLHFGNTTTNRVESAHWKLKQMIGNSLGDMVKVWEAMNSNLKIQIGNIRASFQKSFYEVEHAHISPFYDNLRGSVSRAALRRIAEELSRLDYVLNSREKCGCTMRTSYGLPCACEMGRSIVVGIPLQIENFHLQWRILSMEGDLPLDEEADSEVDMSNAIDELWRRFKSLDVVGKRALKSRVCEIAYPTTTSLCPPPEKIKLLVFKIIDEVSEI